The proteins below are encoded in one region of Flavobacterium nackdongense:
- a CDS encoding ribonuclease Z, giving the protein MNLTILGCYAATPRTITNPTSQVLEIRNRLFLIDCGEGTQVQLRKNKIKFSKINQVFISHLHGDHFFGLIGLISTFALLNRTTDLHIYGPKGIKEIINLQLRLSNSWTKYGLYFHELESKQSEVVFEDDKVIVKTIPLNHRVYTNGFLFQEKIKERKLNLEAVQNYKIDTCYYQNIKNGKDITLDDGREIANEKLTFDPAPPLSYAFCSDTAYNESIIPLIQEVDVLYHESTFLDSEEGLAGKTMHSTAKEAARIALKANVKQLILGHYSTRYENIGLFKEQAETIFPNVLLADDGKSFEF; this is encoded by the coding sequence ATGAATTTAACCATACTCGGCTGTTATGCGGCAACTCCAAGGACGATCACCAATCCAACTTCTCAGGTTTTAGAAATTAGAAATAGACTGTTTTTAATTGATTGTGGCGAAGGCACTCAGGTGCAATTACGCAAAAACAAAATCAAGTTTTCAAAAATCAATCAGGTTTTTATTTCGCATTTGCATGGCGATCATTTTTTTGGACTTATTGGTCTGATTTCAACTTTTGCCTTGCTCAATAGAACCACCGATTTGCATATTTATGGACCAAAAGGAATCAAGGAAATTATCAATTTGCAATTGCGCTTGTCTAATTCTTGGACAAAATATGGATTATACTTTCACGAATTAGAATCCAAACAAAGTGAAGTGGTTTTTGAAGACGATAAAGTGATTGTGAAAACCATTCCATTGAATCATCGGGTGTACACCAATGGTTTTCTGTTCCAAGAGAAAATTAAGGAACGAAAATTAAACCTTGAAGCCGTTCAGAACTATAAAATTGATACTTGTTATTATCAAAATATCAAGAACGGAAAAGACATCACTTTAGACGATGGACGAGAAATTGCCAATGAAAAATTGACTTTTGATCCCGCGCCGCCTTTGAGTTATGCTTTTTGCTCTGACACTGCTTATAACGAAAGCATTATTCCCTTGATTCAAGAAGTTGATGTATTGTACCACGAATCTACCTTCTTAGATTCGGAAGAAGGATTGGCGGGAAAAACGATGCATTCTACCGCCAAAGAAGCAGCTAGAATTGCTTTGAAAGCCAATGTTAAACAATTGATTTTAGGGCATTATTCCACTCGATATGAAAACATTGGACTTTTCAAAGAACAAGCAGAAACCATTTTCCCAAATGTGTTGTTGGCAGATGATGGAAAATCATTTGAGTTTTGA
- the pdxH gene encoding pyridoxamine 5'-phosphate oxidase — protein MEDLSNYRKSYEKSELLETNIPEDPINLFNKWFHEVEDFGGVDEVNAMTVSTLGLDGFPKSRVVLLKQFTYEGFIFYTNYNSEKGRAIAENPNVCLSFFWPSLERQVIIKGLAEKISENLSDGYFESRPTGSKLGAIVSNQSEIIASRNVLEDSLKQLEIHFEGKEIPRPAFWGGYLIRPVAVEFWQGRPNRLHDRIRYQLQEDYVWKIDRLSP, from the coding sequence ATGGAAGACTTAAGCAATTACAGAAAATCATACGAAAAAAGCGAACTTTTGGAAACCAATATTCCCGAAGATCCTATCAACTTATTCAATAAATGGTTTCACGAAGTAGAAGATTTTGGGGGCGTTGATGAAGTGAATGCCATGACCGTTTCAACTTTGGGTTTAGATGGTTTTCCGAAGTCTAGAGTGGTGCTTTTGAAACAATTCACTTATGAAGGATTTATTTTTTACACCAATTACAATTCTGAGAAGGGTAGGGCAATTGCGGAAAATCCAAATGTATGTTTGTCTTTTTTCTGGCCGTCACTCGAACGCCAAGTTATTATTAAAGGACTAGCCGAGAAAATTTCGGAAAATCTTTCGGATGGTTATTTTGAATCTAGGCCGACCGGCAGTAAATTAGGAGCGATTGTTTCGAATCAGAGTGAGATTATTGCTTCCCGAAACGTTTTGGAGGACTCTTTAAAACAATTGGAAATCCATTTTGAAGGCAAAGAAATTCCAAGACCCGCTTTTTGGGGAGGGTATTTAATTCGACCTGTTGCGGTTGAGTTTTGGCAAGGAAGACCTAATCGACTTCACGATAGAATTCGATACCAGTTGCAAGAGGATTATGTTTGGAAAATCGACCGACTTTCGCCCTAG
- a CDS encoding nucleoside permease gives MNIKNRLTLMSFLQFFVWGAWLITVGNYWFATKQWSGAEFGAIFSTLGLSSIIMPALTGIIADRWVNAEKLYGILHILGGLALCYIPQVDNPTTFYWVIFVAMLCYMPTISLSNSVAYTILKNNNYDVVKVFPPIRVWGTVGFIAAMWLTNLSGNKASANMFYISAFVAVVLGIYSFTLPQCPPQKLIDKNASFAKKLGLDAFKLFGTYKMAVFFIFSMFLGAALQLTNMYGDVYLSEFGKMPEYAESFVVQKSTLIMSISQFSETAFILAIPFFLKRFGIKQVMLISMLAWVLRFGFFAYGDPSFGGTFLIIMSCIVYGMAFDFFNISGSLFIETTTDSSIRSSAQGLFMMMSNGFGAFFGGIISGQVIDTFFTQNGVRDWHNIWLAFASYALVIAVAFSVLFKHKHNPEEVAKVSH, from the coding sequence ATGAATATTAAAAATAGGCTAACATTGATGAGTTTTCTTCAATTTTTTGTTTGGGGAGCTTGGCTAATCACTGTCGGTAATTATTGGTTCGCAACCAAACAATGGAGTGGTGCCGAATTTGGCGCTATATTCTCCACTTTAGGGCTTTCTTCGATTATTATGCCTGCATTGACGGGCATCATAGCTGACCGTTGGGTCAATGCCGAAAAACTGTACGGAATATTACATATTTTAGGCGGATTAGCACTTTGCTATATTCCACAAGTAGACAATCCTACCACATTTTATTGGGTTATTTTTGTGGCAATGTTGTGTTATATGCCTACTATTTCCTTATCGAATTCAGTAGCGTATACGATTTTGAAAAACAATAATTACGATGTGGTCAAAGTTTTTCCGCCCATCCGTGTTTGGGGAACCGTGGGATTTATTGCCGCGATGTGGTTGACTAATTTGTCAGGAAATAAAGCCTCGGCCAATATGTTTTACATTTCGGCCTTCGTAGCAGTAGTCTTAGGTATTTACTCTTTTACATTGCCTCAATGTCCACCACAAAAATTGATAGATAAGAATGCTTCCTTTGCCAAAAAATTAGGCTTAGATGCTTTTAAATTATTTGGAACCTATAAAATGGCTGTATTTTTTATTTTCTCAATGTTTTTGGGAGCTGCCTTGCAATTGACCAATATGTATGGTGATGTGTATTTGTCTGAATTTGGAAAAATGCCAGAATACGCTGAAAGCTTTGTGGTACAAAAATCAACTTTAATAATGTCGATTTCCCAATTCTCGGAAACGGCCTTTATTTTGGCGATTCCGTTTTTCTTAAAACGATTTGGAATCAAACAAGTAATGTTGATTTCAATGTTGGCTTGGGTGTTGCGTTTCGGATTCTTTGCTTACGGCGATCCTTCGTTTGGAGGTACTTTTCTGATTATTATGTCGTGTATCGTTTATGGAATGGCCTTCGATTTCTTCAATATTTCAGGTTCCTTATTTATCGAAACGACTACCGATTCTTCTATTCGTTCCAGTGCGCAAGGCTTATTTATGATGATGTCCAATGGTTTTGGCGCTTTCTTTGGCGGCATCATCAGTGGGCAAGTGATTGATACTTTTTTTACTCAAAATGGTGTGAGAGACTGGCACAACATCTGGTTAGCTTTTGCGTCTTATGCTTTGGTAATTGCTGTTGCGTTTTCAGTGCTATTCAAACACAAACACAATCCTGAGGAAGTGGCGAAAGTGAGTCATTAG
- a CDS encoding alpha/beta hydrolase: MNKLFLLLLTFSFFGIPCIGQKASQPKIEQVFLDEKDMTKNCYTILYPTKLPYTGYLFLLPGFGETAAAVLEQTDLPNKLALNGILTIIPTLQDGVLSLGSDRLSQQTLDKIVKDVRSKHQLIDQKFYVGGFSIGGSCAIKYAENAVIKPTAVFAIDPPLDFERFYNSAKRDIRLSKEGEANPENIYMIERLEKETGGNPSTHLAEYYKISAYSFSDTTQTEIKKLSNSPLRIYTEPDINWWLQERGADFTSINASTCSAMINELNRLGNQNATLQITENKGYRKPDNRRHPHSWSIVDNDELIQWLLQQK, encoded by the coding sequence ATGAATAAACTATTTTTACTACTGCTTACATTTTCATTTTTCGGCATTCCTTGTATTGGACAGAAAGCATCTCAACCCAAAATCGAGCAAGTTTTTCTGGATGAAAAAGACATGACAAAAAACTGTTACACCATACTGTATCCAACGAAACTTCCTTATACAGGATATCTTTTTCTACTACCAGGTTTTGGTGAAACAGCAGCAGCAGTTTTAGAGCAAACAGACTTACCTAACAAATTAGCACTAAATGGTATTTTGACCATTATTCCCACATTGCAAGACGGCGTTTTGTCTCTAGGTTCAGATCGTTTGAGTCAACAAACTTTAGATAAAATCGTTAAAGATGTACGATCGAAACACCAACTTATTGACCAAAAGTTTTATGTTGGTGGATTTTCAATTGGCGGAAGTTGCGCCATTAAATATGCCGAAAACGCAGTAATTAAACCAACCGCAGTTTTTGCGATTGACCCACCACTCGACTTTGAACGGTTTTATAATTCGGCAAAGCGAGATATTCGACTATCAAAAGAAGGGGAAGCCAATCCGGAAAACATATATATGATTGAAAGATTAGAAAAAGAAACAGGCGGAAATCCATCGACTCATTTAGCGGAATATTATAAAATTTCAGCTTATTCATTTTCTGACACGACACAAACCGAAATTAAAAAATTGTCCAATAGCCCTTTACGAATTTACACAGAACCCGATATCAATTGGTGGTTACAAGAACGTGGGGCCGACTTTACGAGTATCAATGCAAGCACCTGTTCCGCAATGATTAATGAGCTCAATAGACTCGGAAATCAAAATGCAACATTGCAAATCACCGAAAATAAAGGCTATAGGAAACCGGACAATAGAAGACATCCGCATTCTTGGAGTATCGTGGATAATGACGAATTAATTCAATGGCTGCTCCAACAGAAATAA
- a CDS encoding DUF4328 domain-containing protein, with amino-acid sequence MQDLKPNEQRSQNAILLIWIALAMNCISLISSYFQYDLLQTATNGGEISAEAITSNDNREQAIGIIQIIIFVVSAITFIQWFRRAYFNLHLIVNHLSHSEGWAAGCWFAPIVNLFRPYQIMKELFQETQLFLKRNEAHTSEHLSMPSLGLWWAFWIINWFVGRFVFKYSVKAETIDELTRSTIGQIISNGIGILLAIITINIITEYSKLELVMHKVKIAE; translated from the coding sequence ATGCAAGATTTAAAACCAAACGAACAGCGATCTCAAAATGCAATTCTCCTAATTTGGATAGCTTTGGCAATGAATTGCATATCCTTAATTTCCAGTTATTTTCAATACGACTTACTGCAAACAGCCACAAATGGAGGCGAAATTTCGGCAGAAGCTATAACTTCAAATGACAATCGAGAACAAGCCATTGGTATCATTCAAATTATTATTTTTGTGGTGTCCGCCATTACTTTCATTCAATGGTTCCGTCGGGCTTATTTTAATCTTCATTTGATAGTGAATCACTTATCGCATTCCGAAGGTTGGGCTGCAGGTTGTTGGTTTGCGCCCATTGTAAACCTCTTTAGACCGTATCAAATAATGAAAGAATTGTTTCAGGAAACCCAATTATTTTTAAAAAGAAATGAAGCGCATACAAGTGAGCACCTTTCAATGCCTTCCTTGGGTTTATGGTGGGCATTTTGGATTATTAATTGGTTTGTTGGACGATTTGTTTTTAAATATTCCGTGAAAGCAGAAACAATTGATGAATTGACCAGGAGTACTATTGGTCAAATAATCTCCAATGGAATTGGAATACTATTGGCAATAATTACGATAAATATCATTACTGAATATAGCAAACTGGAACTAGTAATGCACAAAGTAAAAATAGCAGAATGA
- a CDS encoding M48 family metalloprotease: protein MNIEVSNNFKKVTTKAIISIALFLIVYILLLAVAIALTIFSVLGGFYIIAAKPMAITIGLGVGLASLGFFILAFLFKFIFKKHKIDRSQLTEITAQTEPKLFAFINAIVEEVHTDFPKKVYLSTEVNASVFYDSSFWSMFFPVKKNLQIGLGLVNTITEQELKAILAHEFGHFSQKSMKVGSYVYNVNQVIFNMLYDNESFDKMISKWANVSGYFSIFVAIAFKIIQGIQWILKKMYDYININYLALSREMEFHADKVAANVAGFVPLKESLLRMDLADHSYNAVINFYENKISENIKSANIYAEQNFVLHFLAKESELAFKNNLPVVSALDLSKYNKSKLIIKDQWASHPSTEDRIANLERLNIIKEDPIQQSANSLFVDAETLQKNLTSKLFSFVENSDQLQSLKIEDFKNEYVDIYEKSTFNKLYNGYYDNKNPNHFELNEIENSNPNLDLESLFDKEKIDMVYDFIAIENDKNTLSNIENKLISIKTFDYDGQKFKAKEAGLLIPKIEKENEDLKAKITNNDSTIYAYFYHQAKGKGLETALKSKYINFFNCDKEYDKKLELYYSLINESDFIRNITPIEQIKSNLSKLHKLEIDLKKEIQILLESEICKPEITQPIKESFDMYLKEDWVYFSKDKYIDSELEILFKALHNFGYLISREYFLIKRNLLEYQCELL, encoded by the coding sequence ATGAATATTGAAGTTTCGAATAATTTTAAAAAAGTAACCACAAAAGCGATTATCTCCATTGCTTTATTTTTGATAGTTTACATTTTACTTTTGGCTGTAGCCATAGCATTAACCATTTTTAGCGTACTAGGAGGATTTTATATTATTGCTGCAAAACCTATGGCCATTACTATTGGTTTAGGTGTTGGTTTAGCCAGCTTAGGATTTTTTATACTTGCTTTTCTGTTTAAATTCATTTTCAAAAAACATAAGATTGATAGAAGTCAACTGACTGAAATTACAGCACAAACGGAACCTAAATTGTTTGCGTTTATCAATGCTATTGTTGAAGAAGTGCATACCGATTTTCCCAAAAAAGTATATTTATCAACTGAAGTAAATGCCAGTGTTTTTTATGATTCCAGTTTTTGGAGTATGTTTTTCCCCGTTAAGAAAAACTTACAAATAGGATTAGGATTGGTAAACACCATAACAGAGCAAGAACTCAAAGCGATTTTGGCTCATGAATTCGGGCATTTTTCCCAAAAAAGTATGAAAGTGGGAAGCTACGTTTACAATGTGAATCAGGTAATTTTCAATATGCTTTATGATAATGAGTCGTTTGATAAAATGATCAGCAAATGGGCTAATGTAAGTGGTTATTTTTCGATTTTTGTTGCTATTGCTTTCAAAATAATTCAAGGAATTCAATGGATACTAAAAAAAATGTATGATTACATCAATATTAATTATTTGGCTCTTTCAAGAGAAATGGAATTTCATGCTGATAAGGTAGCGGCTAATGTAGCAGGGTTTGTTCCTCTAAAGGAATCCTTGTTAAGAATGGATTTGGCCGATCATTCATATAATGCGGTAATTAATTTTTATGAAAATAAAATATCTGAAAACATAAAAAGTGCTAATATTTATGCGGAACAAAATTTTGTTCTACACTTTTTAGCCAAAGAGAGTGAATTAGCTTTTAAGAACAATTTGCCCGTAGTTTCGGCTTTAGATTTAAGTAAATACAATAAATCAAAGCTCATCATAAAAGACCAATGGGCTTCCCACCCTAGCACTGAAGATAGAATTGCTAATTTAGAGAGACTCAATATTATCAAAGAAGATCCAATCCAACAGTCAGCAAACTCATTATTCGTTGATGCAGAAACACTTCAAAAAAACTTGACTTCTAAATTGTTTTCATTTGTTGAAAATTCAGATCAATTGCAGTCTTTAAAAATCGAGGATTTCAAAAATGAATACGTAGATATTTACGAAAAAAGTACTTTTAATAAATTGTACAATGGTTATTATGACAATAAAAATCCCAATCATTTTGAGCTAAATGAGATCGAAAATTCAAATCCAAATCTAGATTTAGAGTCGCTCTTCGATAAAGAAAAAATTGATATGGTTTATGATTTTATTGCTATTGAAAATGACAAAAACACCTTATCCAATATTGAAAACAAACTGATTTCTATAAAAACATTTGATTATGATGGTCAAAAGTTTAAAGCAAAAGAAGCGGGTTTACTAATTCCAAAAATCGAAAAAGAAAACGAAGATTTAAAGGCTAAAATCACTAATAATGATAGTACTATTTATGCCTACTTTTATCATCAAGCCAAAGGAAAAGGATTAGAAACAGCCTTAAAATCAAAGTATATTAATTTTTTTAATTGCGACAAAGAGTATGATAAAAAATTGGAATTGTATTATAGTCTTATCAATGAATCCGATTTTATACGCAATATTACCCCTATTGAACAGATTAAATCCAATTTAAGTAAGCTACATAAGCTCGAAATAGACTTGAAAAAAGAAATACAAATTCTGCTCGAAAGTGAAATTTGTAAACCGGAAATTACCCAGCCTATCAAAGAAAGTTTCGATATGTATCTAAAAGAAGATTGGGTGTACTTTAGCAAGGATAAATATATTGACTCTGAATTAGAGATTCTTTTCAAAGCACTACATAATTTCGGATACTTAATTTCGCGAGAGTATTTTTTGATTAAAAGAAATCTCTTAGAGTACCAATGTGAATTACTATAA
- a CDS encoding SIMPL domain-containing protein (The SIMPL domain is named for its presence in mouse protein SIMPL (signalling molecule that associates with mouse pelle-like kinase). Bacterial member BP26, from Brucella, was shown to assemble into a channel-like structure, while YggE from E. coli has been associated with resistance to oxidative stress.) yields MKKLTLLFLIIISVKTYSQTKNFIDLPYIETSAIADTLVVPNRIHLNIIISEKDTKDKYSVEELENLMEQKLKGLGINTNQNLSLNDLASNFKKYFIKESDVIKSKSYNLVVENAKMAGSIIAELETIEISNIRVVKTENSEYEKIKLILKSNAIAKAKIQAEFMTKPLKQKVGNAIFISDLTNVKNFDDGGSLQEVVVTGYSRKTKQEYKPIDVEFQKIKIESIVNVKFKLE; encoded by the coding sequence ATGAAAAAATTAACATTATTGTTTTTAATTATTATCTCAGTGAAAACGTATTCGCAAACGAAAAACTTCATTGATTTACCTTATATCGAAACTTCCGCAATTGCCGATACATTGGTAGTACCCAATAGAATTCATCTGAACATTATAATTTCTGAAAAAGATACAAAAGACAAATATTCTGTTGAAGAATTAGAAAATTTAATGGAGCAGAAATTAAAAGGTTTGGGAATTAATACCAACCAAAATTTAAGTTTGAATGATTTGGCTAGTAATTTCAAAAAATACTTCATCAAAGAATCAGATGTTATTAAATCAAAATCATATAATTTAGTTGTTGAAAATGCAAAAATGGCTGGAAGCATAATTGCTGAACTTGAAACCATTGAAATTTCAAATATCCGTGTAGTCAAAACTGAAAATAGTGAATATGAAAAAATAAAACTCATACTGAAGTCAAATGCAATTGCAAAAGCAAAAATTCAAGCAGAATTTATGACTAAACCTTTGAAACAAAAAGTAGGCAATGCCATATTTATTTCTGACTTGACAAACGTAAAAAATTTTGACGACGGTGGAAGTTTACAGGAAGTTGTAGTTACCGGATATAGCAGAAAAACGAAACAAGAGTATAAACCTATTGATGTTGAATTTCAAAAAATTAAAATTGAAAGTATTGTTAACGTGAAATTTAAACTTGAATAA
- a CDS encoding RDD family protein — protein sequence MNEFKEFDNENYKLKKSDSLRKNGAGLIDAILVIIFQTALFHYFPKIANAIDFPNVQSFILFYVLLIFIVYRLITILFLGKTLGMAVLNMKFAKPNQTELSFKEKFLAVLMIYTNTVDCYHLE from the coding sequence ATGAATGAATTTAAAGAATTTGACAACGAAAATTATAAACTGAAAAAGTCTGACAGTTTAAGAAAAAATGGTGCAGGGCTTATTGATGCTATTTTGGTAATTATTTTTCAAACTGCTTTATTTCATTATTTCCCAAAAATAGCCAATGCAATAGATTTTCCAAATGTGCAAAGTTTTATACTTTTTTATGTCTTACTAATATTCATTGTTTATAGACTTATAACCATTCTTTTTTTAGGAAAAACACTTGGAATGGCAGTTTTGAATATGAAATTTGCCAAACCAAATCAAACTGAACTTAGTTTCAAAGAGAAATTCCTTGCAGTACTAATGATTTATACCAATACTGTCGATTGCTATCACCTTGAATAA
- a CDS encoding phospholipase D-like domain-containing protein — MVKPYFTNIRNAILKTLEEAEEEIFVAMYWFTNHDLYDLLCDKLKNGKKVSLIIHNDYTNNRDAGLDFQSFIDLGGKFYFSANEYPMHNKFCVIDNKTLINGSYNWTYYAEDKNSENILIIRDEHETVSAFREEFIHLSAQLQEVQKIQRLTTFEIEEFNDLSSREYLANDIIYEAKATNRPEIVESAFKLSPHNIKVQESAVRLNLTNKRKLLSSVGAEVKGNNYLIGVEKGTILPIKISRTLITSEDNQTTCSSTLYYGENKIANLNKKLPKQSTNKKVGGVFLRGLPAKPQGEAKMKMIFTIDIYGQLRVRFYSLDNGRSDFYSVDINPLLTDV, encoded by the coding sequence ATGGTAAAGCCTTATTTCACAAATATTAGAAATGCAATACTTAAGACATTAGAAGAAGCAGAAGAAGAAATTTTTGTAGCTATGTATTGGTTTACTAACCACGACCTCTATGATTTATTATGTGATAAATTAAAAAATGGTAAAAAGGTTTCTCTAATTATTCATAATGACTACACTAATAATCGTGATGCAGGGCTTGATTTTCAATCTTTCATTGACCTTGGCGGAAAATTTTATTTTTCAGCCAATGAATACCCTATGCACAACAAATTTTGTGTTATTGATAACAAAACGCTAATTAACGGATCTTATAATTGGACATATTATGCAGAAGACAAGAATAGCGAGAATATTCTAATTATAAGAGATGAGCATGAAACTGTTTCTGCTTTTCGTGAAGAGTTTATCCATTTGTCAGCACAACTTCAAGAAGTTCAAAAAATTCAACGATTAACAACATTTGAAATTGAAGAGTTCAACGATTTAAGCTCTCGAGAATATTTAGCCAACGATATTATTTATGAAGCCAAAGCAACCAACCGACCTGAAATAGTTGAATCAGCTTTTAAATTATCTCCACATAATATCAAAGTCCAAGAGTCCGCAGTTAGATTAAACTTAACGAATAAAAGAAAATTATTAAGTTCAGTTGGTGCAGAAGTTAAAGGTAATAATTATTTAATCGGAGTCGAAAAGGGAACAATTTTACCAATCAAGATTAGCAGAACTCTTATTACGAGTGAAGATAATCAAACAACTTGTTCAAGTACATTGTACTATGGAGAAAATAAAATTGCCAACTTAAATAAAAAATTACCTAAACAAAGTACTAATAAAAAAGTCGGTGGTGTTTTTCTCCGTGGTTTACCCGCAAAGCCACAAGGCGAAGCAAAAATGAAAATGATATTTACGATTGATATTTACGGGCAACTTCGAGTGAGGTTTTACTCTTTGGACAATGGGCGAAGTGATTTTTATTCGGTTGATATAAATCCATTATTAACTGATGTTTAA
- a CDS encoding AAA family ATPase translates to MLKINNVKIIGIGPIKNLELSFDNQFNIICGQNGIGKTTILDCLAQSFGINNTSVKRTAGLEKGNWDINVSINDVNQSKSFEVTSFHPNEHTYKNTQGFYNNSNDIIVFKTHRDIPYRQLDSISKDPQKNYNSFASETITGSLPNDLKNWFVNRHLWSAHKGHLDDNQIKNITLAKECFNILNPQISFSKVSPNSNDIILDTQNGEIYFEYLSSGYKSCMAVLIGLIKEVEFRYNNPSKFTKDFDGIVFIDEIDLHLHPEWQAKIYEALKIILPNAQVFTSTHSPHIIQVANPKEIIPLTLDDNNEVKINPIINQEYGCQGWTVEEILADVMGMTETRTSTYLDAVLNFNIAIDNEDFESATTQFTILDTMLHPENSLKKILKIQLTGISTND, encoded by the coding sequence ATGCTTAAAATAAACAACGTAAAGATTATTGGAATTGGACCAATTAAAAACTTGGAACTATCATTTGATAATCAATTTAATATTATTTGTGGACAGAATGGTATCGGTAAAACAACTATATTAGACTGCTTAGCTCAATCCTTTGGGATAAATAATACTTCCGTAAAAAGAACAGCAGGATTGGAAAAAGGGAATTGGGATATTAATGTTTCAATTAATGATGTAAATCAATCCAAATCATTCGAAGTAACTTCTTTTCACCCAAACGAACATACATATAAAAATACACAAGGATTTTATAATAATTCGAATGATATTATAGTGTTTAAAACCCATAGAGATATTCCATATAGACAATTGGATTCAATAAGCAAAGACCCACAAAAAAACTATAATAGTTTTGCAAGTGAAACAATTACTGGCTCACTACCTAATGACCTTAAAAATTGGTTTGTTAATAGACATTTGTGGTCAGCTCATAAAGGTCATCTAGACGATAATCAAATTAAAAACATTACGCTTGCAAAAGAATGCTTTAATATTTTAAATCCACAAATTTCATTTAGCAAGGTAAGTCCTAATTCTAATGATATTATATTAGACACACAAAATGGGGAAATTTATTTTGAGTATTTATCATCTGGCTACAAGTCTTGTATGGCTGTTTTAATCGGTTTAATAAAAGAAGTAGAATTCAGATATAATAATCCGAGCAAATTCACTAAAGATTTTGATGGAATAGTATTTATCGACGAAATTGATTTGCATTTACATCCTGAATGGCAAGCAAAAATATATGAAGCATTAAAAATAATCTTACCAAATGCACAGGTATTTACATCAACTCACAGTCCTCATATTATTCAAGTTGCAAATCCTAAAGAGATAATTCCTTTAACACTTGATGACAATAATGAAGTTAAAATAAACCCTATTATAAATCAAGAATATGGTTGCCAAGGATGGACAGTGGAAGAAATATTAGCTGATGTTATGGGTATGACTGAAACAAGAACATCAACATATTTGGATGCAGTTTTAAATTTTAATATAGCGATTGATAATGAAGATTTTGAAAGTGCAACAACACAGTTTACAATTCTTGATACAATGCTGCATCCAGAAAACTCACTTAAAAAAATATTAAAAATTCAATTAACAGGTATTTCAACAAATGATTAA